In Plasmodium chabaudi chabaudi strain AS genome assembly, chromosome: 10, a single genomic region encodes these proteins:
- a CDS encoding multifunctional methyltransferase subunit TRM112, putative — protein MRLLTHNFLKCNEAKCTGGYPLIIKLNEDVEGNVNIIEQEMNPEFIKNVLSKVDYEVLYNTAKQFGVSLLSSYNNNHLEDEGFLNSVHHALFKIHIMEGSLTCPKCNISFPIKDGIPNMLAASEE, from the exons ATGCGACTCCTTAcgcataattttttaaaatg caATGAGGCTAAGTGTACAGGGGGATATCCCTTAATAATCAAACTTAATGAAGATGTTGAAggaaatgtaaatataatagaacAAGAAATGAATCcagaatttataaaaaatgtattaagTAAAGTGGATTACGAAGTTTTATATAACACAGCTAAGCAA TTTGGAGTAAGCTTATTATCAAGCTACAATAATAACCATTTAGAGGATGAAGGGTTTTTAAATTCAGTCCACCACGCTCTTTTTAAG attCACATAATGGAGGGCTCACTCACATGCCCAAAATGCaatatttcttttccaATAAAAGATG GTATTCCTAATATGCTAGCAGCAAGcgaagaataa
- a CDS encoding pre-mRNA-splicing factor 38B, putative translates to MENNAKNTEHTSIPTPPQPNEGNPNEMKNANYDYSYYNQSNGMFPMGSNNMYDASGKYLMNYNYVDPSYYSMNPNAMINMGSPMYPIGNQGTNSYNNSINMYQNNINEPYNYNNLNANINNPLNYNIQGNQLLNSFNQSVSSNFNNNNNAEDKKNIIEMTNTSTYNVNNLLRNNILSSEYFRSLINLKTFKEVLDEILSYADHVEPYCIGSTRAPSTLFCCLYKFFTMQLTKKQLKSLIDNKESCYVRACGFLYLRYVHCPSNLWMWFEPYMLDDDEFTISADKRKLVTIGEYVQSLLYDDKYFNTVLPRLPIKIKNIYGARLMLMSDHRKRHKKNKEQISKFVKGEHIMAYVNGEWEKGEIGGIVNQAKEKVFVRIRKIDGNEKIVHLGYVKLISKDSERGKGNDRRSSVERSKGRGRSRDRSRDRSRDRSRDRSRSRRRRRRRSRSRDRSRSRSRDRSRERRRRKKRSGDERDKSEDDYSRNRSSNRHSRRSRDRSHRKRDRSISSSESDKRGRHRKEKDENTEDELINKFRKIESQKALATGKDYARRPTSYKSSLTIKVENIYSRKKNRSISPKRIERPVQTNQNDKKTTENVVPENSKLKELMERYNKADNNMNRMNNNDLEEMDVMKLG, encoded by the exons atggaaaataatgcaaaaaatacaGAACATACGAGTATACCTACCCCACCCCAACCAAACGAGGGGAATCCCaatgaaatgaaaaatgcaAATTATGATTATTCTTACTATAATCAAAGTAATGGTATGTTTCCTATGGgtagtaataatatgtatgaTGCATcaggaaaatatttaatgaattataattatgtagATCCATCTTATTATTCTATGAATCCAAATGCGATGATTAATATGGGGTCCCCTATGTATCCCATAGGAAATCAAGGAACCAATTCATATAACAATTCAATAAACAtgtatcaaaataatattaacgaaccatataattataataatttaaatgcaaacataaataatccTTTAAATTACAATATTCAAGGAAatcaattattaaatagttTCAATCAATCCGTTTCATCAAACtttaacaataataataatgctgaggataaaaagaatattataGAAATGACCAATACATCTACTtataatgtaaataatttattacgaaataatattttatcttctGAATATTTTAGATCCCTTATAAATcttaaaacatttaaagAAGTCTTAGATGAAATACTTTCATATGCTGATCATGTTGAACCATATTGCATTGGAAGTACAAGAGCCCCCTCCACTCTTTTCTGTTGTctttacaaattttttactatGCAACTGACGAAGAAGCag CTAAAAAGCTTGATAGATAATAAGGAGTCGTGTTATGTTCGTGCATGCGGATTTTTGTATCTGCGATATGTCCACTGTCCCTCTAAC CTATGGATGTGGTTTGAGCCCTATATGCTAGATGATGACGAATTTACAATTTCAGCagataaaagaaaattagtAACAATAGGAGAGTACGTTCAAAGCTTATTATATGATGATAAATACTTTAACACAg TTTTACCAAGGCTtccaataaaaataaaaaacatttatgGCGCACGTCTTATGCTTATGAGTGATCATAGAAAAcgacataaaaaaaataaagaacaaATATCAAAGTTTGTAAAGGGAGAGCATATCATGGCTTATGTCAA TGGAGAGTGGGAAAAAGGTGAAATTGGTGGTATAGTAAACCAAGCGAAAGAAAAAGTTTTTGTTAGAATCAGGAAAATTGAcggaaatgaaaaaattgtgCATCTAGGATACGTTAAATTGATATCCAAAGATTCGGAGAGAGGTAAGGGAAATGATAGGCGATCAAGTGTCGAGAGGAGCAAAGGCAGAGGAAGGAGCAGAGACCGAAGCAGAGACCGAAGTAGAGACCGAAGCAGGGACAGAAGCAGGAGCcgaagaagaagaaggCGAAGAAGTAGAAGCCGAGACAGAAGCAGAAGCAGAAGCCGGGATAGAAGCCGAGAGAGACGACGACGAAAAAAACGAAGCGGCGATGAGCGAGACAAGTCAGAGGATGATTATTCTCGTAACAGATCATCAAATAGGCACAGTAGAAGATCAAGAGATAGATCACATAGAAAAAGAGATCGATCGATATCAAGTTCGGAATCTGATAAAAGGGGAAGACATAGAAAAGAGaaagatgaaaatacaGAAGatgaattaattaataaatttagaaaaatagAAAGTCAAAAAGCGCTTGCAACTGGAAAAGATTATGCACGTAGACCAACCTCTTATAAATCATCACTTACAATAAAagtagaaaatatatatagcagaaaaaaaaatagatctATATCTCCTAAAAGAATAGAAAGACCTGTACAAACAAatcaaaatgataaaaaaactaCCGAAAATGTAGTTCCAGAAAATTCTAAACTTAAAGAATTAATGGAAAGATACAATAAAGCTGATAATAACATGAACAGAATGAATAACAACGATTTAGAAGAAATGGATGTTATGAAATTGGGATAA
- a CDS encoding rRNA 2'-O-methyltransferase fibrillarin, putative gives MGDKFRGGPGKFKKGNNDFKKGNNNNNQIRKGNMWKGSNGGRGGGGGGGRGGGGGGGRGGGGGGRGGGGRGGGGRGGGGRGGGGNKDKGFKKGKVIVVPHRFPGVYLLKGKSDILVTRNLVPGESVYGEKRYEVMNDDEKIEYRVWNPFRSKLGACLMGGVGNMPIKPGSKVLYLGAANGTSVSHVSDMVGDEGIVYAVEFSHRSGRDLTNMAKKRLNVVPIVEDARQPIKYRMLVDMVDVVFADVAQPDQARIVAMNAHMFLKTGGWFVISIKANCVDSTAKPEVVFASEMEKLKKESCKPKEKLTLEPYHRNHAIVLGMYR, from the exons ATGGGAG ACAAATTTCGTGGCGGACCAGGGAAGTTCAAAAAGGGGAACAATGACTTTAAAAAGGGAAACAATAACAACAATCAGATACGTAAAGGAAATATGTGGAAAGGCTCTAATGGAGGCCGAGGAGGCGGCGGCGGAGGTGGCCGCGGAGGAGGTGGTGGTGGTGGACGAGGTGGAGGAGGAGGAGGAAGAGGCGGAGGAGGAAGAGGAGGAGGTGGAAGAGGTGGTGGAGGAAGAGGTGGAGGAggaaataaagataaaggatttaaaaaaggaaaagtaATTGTAGTTCCACATAGATTTCCAGgagtttatttattaaaaggtAAATCAGATATTTTAGTTACAAGAAATTTAGTGCCCGGTGAAAGTGTATATGGAGAAAAAAGATATGAAGTAATGaatgatgatgaaaaaatagaatataGAGTATGGAATCCTTTTAGATCTAAATTAGGAGCCTGTTTAATGGGAGGTGTAGGTAATATGCCAATCAAACCTGGAAGTAAAGTTTTATATCTTGGTGCAGCCAATGGTACTTCAGTTTCTCATGTATCTGATATGGTTGGTGATGAAGGTATTGTTTATGCAGTTGAATTTTCCCATAGATCTGGTAGAGATTTAACCAATATGGCAAAAAAACGATTAAATGTTGTACCTATAGTCGAAGATGCTAGACAACCAATTAAATACAGAATGCTAGTAGATATGGTAGATGTTGTTTTTGCTGATGTTGCTCAACCAGATCAAGCACGTATTGTTGCTATGAATGCtcatatgtttttaaaaactgGTGGATGGTTTGTTATTTCAATTAAAGCAAACTGTGTCGATTCGACTGCCAAACCAGAGGTCGTATTTGCATCTGAAATGgaaaaacttaaaaaagaaagttGTAAACCTAAAGAAAAACTAACCCTAGAACCTTATCATAGAAATCATGCTATTGTATTGGGTATGTATCGATAA
- a CDS encoding LCCL domain-containing protein — translation MRIYNWVSCGFIFLQFFLSAYGKEWCKAKFEYGMSDYAECQKEGDNLTKYMIEIIPAKANNIDLYSDVSIVLSNSQGINTKEIIIGSEKEGLFRKIYSVRKDIDNPEYIHVKLNSKINNNRNWKCKKIKVWKEYKYWTFDCIGILNEEKQEATYFLSGNKLYTAYVQTGKDIEAGTTGIIDIILLGNNNKRSNTKMLHEGFTSGGLKKIKFQASDVGNLENIILINNSYNDPWYCDFVKIKGDDNKVYVFNVKSWIGYPYNNKIKININTNNIDGNAKDIDCHIRANDLIDTTKSLNNSFVLQNKVHIFKVRCPQNCHSSDFSIIEGTSIHPASTSICAAAIYDGSLTESGGEIIVTITKGLNYYYAMDGTYNNLKAIEFSTKGDESDENNFSFYTYHLTSIDDIKSNVRIVDSFGKLSSLGRLEIRVNNKWGAVCKKGPNFEFSEEAAKRACKDLGFPNGIYIKDNCSNINEQNYCAGYKYPFNASGILCSGNEQNLLSCNTDDPSYCIDHHDDVIIQCVNQLGNDSIENGTIRLLDSTGAPTSNGIGRLQIYYNGVFGSVCSEGWTKETEKIACLELGYHNVKANGFSKQLCSDIAGENLCGHDTERINATNFRCKGDEANLKNCPHETSEDIYCSHEEDIIIGCANAEEDGDASTSSTSISKYGLNKHIMSMEKKQFHPKIELSCFDKISSKAELSKGNVGDIFLVSCPEKCDEDSGVIKGTFVYTFDSYICKAAIHAGVLSSNVADDVVLIITHSRNKFIGTKRNNVESKEFNGESKSFSLSIPTNYIIMEERQNNSKYEDEILKDDNDFYYEHIFNKQNNNEKGKNKTFFEHNMHLEPTFQWIAPSSFTGFNGNENEYINASNLPNEKYIRTLSNFTFITHFIPSSKGKNTWRTILSHSLCEGISISIDEENELVIEQNCNPHLIKTKFIPKFEHPYHLVLIYNKPNKSISLYINQKKINLENMKIDFTLNGDLTIGRSNKQATDYFIGDINFVKIYKYILTEQEIKESFDSVLSNNYLNDGMSGNGNINSRKIQNKKTKNQRKTIDGRDCISSCKSKTNVNKNIQINTEEFYLNCSDNLLSERFSGKIGTQFLASCSEDCTSSKYIVKGSNNYYTPDTSICKAVMHSGIMRKNNEHDKDDNENNKNSFIIKIVEGLTEYKSSRGHFGIISKAEKQSQLRSFSLFSKNEDDIFTCFTDGSFLFELPIGSTKNIICPENCHKIDKQIYGTNTYSPLSSVCKAAIHAGVISIKGGQIQVVVGKGQQEFKPSTQNNVQSYIAEKQDRSFTFFKRLY, via the coding sequence ATGAGAATCTATAACTGGGTTAGTTGtggatttatatttttgcaaTTTTTTCTGAGCGCATATGGAAAGGAATGGTGCAAAGCAAAATTTGAATATGGAATGTCTGATTATGCAGAGTGCCAAAAAGAAGGAGATAATCTAACGAAATATATGATTGAAATAATTCCTGCTAaagcaaataatatagatttATATAGTGATGTTTCAATAGTTTTATCGAATTCTCAAGGTATTAATActaaagaaataattattgGTAGTGAAAAAGAAGGActatttagaaaaatatattcggTTAGAAAAGATATAGATAATCCAGAATATATTCatgtaaaattaaattcgaaaataaataataatagaaattggaaatgtaaaaaaataaaagtttgGAAAGAATATAAGTATTGGACTTTTGATTGTATAGGTAtattaaatgaagaaaaacaaGAAGCAACATATTTCTTGTCTggtaataaattatatactgCTTATGTTCAAACAGGAAAAGATATAGAAGCAGGTACTACTGGAATTatagatataatattacTAGGTAATAACAACAAAAGAagtaatacaaaaatgCTACATGAAGGATTTACATCTGGcggattaaaaaaaataaaatttcaaGCATCAGATGTAggaaatttagaaaatataatattaataaacaaTTCTTATAATGATCCATGGTATTGTgattttgttaaaataaaaggtgATGATAACAAAGTTTATGTTTTCAATGTAAAAAGTTGGATTGGTTatccatataataataaaataaaaataaatataaatacaaataatattgatgGAAATGCAAAAGACATAGATTGTCATATACGTGCTAATGATTTAATAGATACAACTAaatcattaaataatagttttgttttacaaaataaggtacatatatttaaagttCGATGCCCACAAAACTGTCATAGTTCCGATTTTTCTATCATAGAAGGTACTTCTATACATCCTGCATCTACCTCTATATGTGCTGCAGCTATTTATGATGGTTCATTAACAGAAAGTGGAGGCGAAATTATTGTTACTATAACAAAAggattaaattattattatgcaaTGGATGgcacatataataatttaaaagcaATTGAATTTTCTACCAAAGGTGATGAaagtgatgaaaataatttctctttttatacatatcaTTTGACATCTAttgatgatataaaaagtaaTGTTAGAATCGTTGATTCTTTTGGAAAATTATCTTCTTTAGGAAGATTAGAAATTcgtgtaaataataaatgggGAGCTGTTTGTAAAAAAGGTCCAAACTTTGAATTTTCAGAAGAGGCAGCAAAAAGAGCTTGTAAAGATTTAGGTTTTCCAaatggtatatatattaaagatAATTGCTCAAATATCaatgaacaaaattattgtgCTGGGTATAAATATCCATTTAATGCTTCTGGTATTTTATGTTCTGGAAATGAACAGAATTTATTATCCTGTAATACTGACGATCCTTCATATTGTATAGATCATCATGATGATGTTATAATACAATGTGTTAATCAATTAGGTAACGATTCGATAGAAAACGGAACCATTCGACTTTTAGACAGCACTGGTGCACCTACATCTAATGGAATAGGAAgattacaaatatattacaatgGGGTATTCGGTTCTGTTTGTTCAGAAGGATGGACAAAAGAAACAGAAAAAATTGCATGTTTAGAATTAGGTTATCATAATGTAAAAGCAAATGGATTTTCTAAACAACTATGTAGTGATATAGCAGGTGAAAATTTATGTGGTCATGATACAGAAAGAATTAATGCAACGAATTTTAGATGTAAAGGAGATGAAgctaatttaaaaaattgccCACATGAAACATCTGAAGATATTTACTGTTCTCACGAAGAAGATATAATTATTGGTTGTGCAAATGCAGAAGAAGATGGAGATGCTTCGACCAGTTCAACTAGCATTTCTAAATATGGATTAAACAAACATATAATGtcaatggaaaaaaaacaatttcaTCCCAAAATCGAATTAAGTTGCTTTGACAAAATAAGTTCTAAAGCTGAATTGAGTAAAGGAAATGTTggagatatatttttagtcAGCTGCCCAGAAAAATGTGATGAAGATAGTGGTGTAATAAAAGGAACTTTTGTATACACATTCGAttcttatatatgtaaagcAGCTATACATGCAGGTGTTCTATCGAGTAATGTTGCTGATGATGTAGTTCTTATCATTACCCATAgtagaaataaatttataggAACCAAAAGAAATAATGTAGAATCAAAAGAATTTAATGGTGAATCGAAAAGTTTTAGCTTAAGTATACCaacaaattatatcatAATGGAAGAAAgacaaaataattcaaaatatgaagatgaaattttaaaagatgataatgatttttattatgaacatatatttaataaacaaaataataatgaaaaaggaaaaaataaaacgtTTTTTGAACATAATATGCATCTAGAACCCACTTTTCAATGGATAGCTCCATCCTCTTTTACTGGATTCAAtggaaatgaaaatgaatatataaatgctaGTAATCTTcctaatgaaaaatatattagaaCTCTTTCtaattttacttttattacACACTTCATTCCAAGTAGTAAAGGGAAAAATACATGGAGAACAATATTATCTCATAGTTTATGTGAAGGTATATCTATATCTattgatgaagaaaatgaattagTAATAGAACAAAATTGTAACCctcatttaataaaaactaAATTTATCCCAAAATTTGAACACCCTTATCATCTGGTTCTAATTTATAACAAGCCAAATAAAtcaatttctttatatattaatcagaaaaaaattaaccttgaaaatatgaaaatcgATTTTACCCTAAATGGAGATTTAACTATTGGTAGATCAAACAAACAAGCAACTGATTACTTTATAGGggatattaattttgttaaaatttataaatatatattaacagaACAAGAAATTAAAGAGTCCTTTGATTCAGTTctttcaaataattatttaaatgatgGGATGTCTGGAAATGGAAACATAAATAGtagaaaaatacaaaataaaaaaacaaaaaatcaACGAAAAACTATAGATGGACGTGATTGTATTAGTTCATGTAAATCCAAAAcgaatgtaaataaaaatatacaaattaataCGGAAGAATTTTACCTGAACTGTTCAGATAATTTACTCAGTGAGCGATTTAGTGGAAAAATTGGAACTCAGTTTTTGGCTAGCTGTTCAGAAGATTGTACTAgctcaaaatatatagtaaaaGGGTCTAACAATTACTACACACCAGATACGTCAATATGTAAAGCAGTTATGCATTCAGGAATAATgcgtaaaaataatgagcATGATAAGGATGATaacgaaaataataaaaattcgtttattataaaaattgttgaaGGCTTAACAGAATATAAATCATCTAGAGGTCATTTTGGAATCATTTCAAAAGCAGAAAAACAATCACAATTAAGATccttttctcttttttcaaaaaatgaagatgatatttttacatgTTTTACAGATggatcatttttatttgaattacCTATTGGAagtacaaaaaatattatttgtccCGAGAATTGCCATAAAATcgataaacaaatatacgGAACTAATACATATAGTCCTTTATCTTCTGTTTGTAAAGCAGCTATACATGCAGGTGTTATTTCAATAAAGGGAGGTCAAATACAAGTTGTTGTTGGGAAAGGTCAACAAGAATTTAAACCATCCACACAAAATAATGTTCAATCATATATAGCAGAAAAACAAGATCGTTCATTCACCTTTTTCAAGCGCTTATATTAG
- a CDS encoding radical SAM protein, putative, with protein MERSKRYMNIVKMIERNRYEKYRLKQITDNIYKGKIININNMKNIPTDIRKNLKSIFSENILSIKPIKEDKYDRAYKILFECKDKEKIEATALDFGSHTSLCISSQIGCSFGCKFCATGQIGIKRQLELDEITDQLLYFQSKNVNIKNVSFMGMGEPLANPNVFEAIRFFNNSNFFSLSSRRINISTVGLLPGIKKLNELFPQVNLSFSLHSPFTEERDQLVPINKLFPFHEVLDLLDDRIAKTSRRVWISYILIKDVNDSTDHAEALCDHILKRPPSVRYLYNICLIPYNKAKNVCDEFQRLDEEEKIRQFEKILRKHRISFFYRNSFGYAIDAACGQLFADYEPKKTKKIEGQKAALIG; from the exons ATGGAAAGATCAAAGagatatatgaatattgtaaaaatgaTTGAACGGAATagatatgaaaaatatagactaaaacaaataactgataatatatataagggtaaaattattaatataaataatatgaaaaatataccaacagatataagaaaaaatttaaaaagtatatttagtgaaaatatattaagtaTAAAACCAATAAAAGaagataaatatgatagagcatataaaatattatttgaatgtaaagataaagaaaaaattgaagCAACCGCATTAGATTTTGGCTCTCATACATCTCTATGTATATCAAGCCAAATAGGTTGTTCATTTGGTTGTAAATTTTGTGCAACTGGTCAAATAGGAATAAAACGCCAATTAGAGTTAGATGAAATAACAGATcagttattatattttcaatcaaaaaatgttaatattaaaaatgtttcatTTATGGGAATGGGGGAACCACTAGCTAATCCAAATGTTTTTGAAGCAATACGATTTTTTAACAactctaattttttttctttatctaGTAGACGAATTAATATATCGACAGTTGGACTTTTACCAgggattaaaaaattaaatgaattatttccTCAAGtaaatttatctttttccTTACATTCCCCATTTACTGAAGAAAGAGATCAACTAGTACCCATTAATAAGTTATTTCCATTTCATGAAGTTTTAGATTTATTAGATGACAGAATAGCAAAAACAAGTAGACGTGTATGGATAAGTTATATTCTTATTAAGGACGTAAATGATTCTACAGATCATGCTGAGGCTTTATGTGACCATATACTTAAAAGACCTCCTTCTGTTagatatttatacaatatCTGTTTAATACCCTATAACAAAG CCAAGAATGTGTGTGATGAGTTCCAGAGGCTCGATGAAGAAGAGAAAATTCGCCAATTCGAA AAAATATTGAGGAAGCACAGAATATCTTTTTTCTATAG AAATTCCTTTGGATATGCAATTGACGCAGCATGTGGCCAACTGTTTGCag aCTATGAGCCTAAAAAGACAAAGAAAATTGAAGGCCAAAAAGCGGCATTAATAGGATAg